Proteins from a genomic interval of Lathamus discolor isolate bLatDis1 chromosome 11, bLatDis1.hap1, whole genome shotgun sequence:
- the LOC136020402 gene encoding centrosome-associated protein CEP250-like isoform X4 — protein MSSTEAECASELCKKQPAKRQERTQVYHQQESAGLDLEQPLQESSGQVHALAGMCSEKKLLVHKVAALEVQLAALEQDRQGLSEQLTPARSVNEPLEYSLSEAQQDILQLEITKSQLETQLETVTQANEVIQGEVKCLRWKLEAERSLMQEERKNMAEQLLQAEQQHNKTLELRETDHEVEGNKLLQALHERDRLQAVKAKALQETLTYMITILSEREGETLCQEQTRTLEKQKEMHETARNQIINNVTDENPESLQKQNQEAEEATEMLLRAVREHVEQTLETLKGKDRLLAIQRQQTRSYEEKTEEKINVLRKDLEYAMAVLKEKDFVIESQKEVIETFQNQEQDSEQQKKTLQQLEVLLKEKDQEIVSLRKQCEACSEKEKKHGAEQKNLQATKQTLKEREEKIRALEEAVSKLQQQKEESAVMTKAIQQKLQYMESSLGAREKEIMSLQGHATAEGVQQSWLLEKKLLLQQLESLQQEVARLKLANTELKEFNTELKKTLEEVKQAFTAHAKPHSLLEHHTSPQRAVWGPLLVPFPLPLSPWTHPFVFSFSSGTSFAFANARSLQYHPSCPGVPIHTHTGLSCVRKCFLLLFLVHSLH, from the exons ATGAGCTCCACTGAGGCAGAGTGTGCCTCTGAATTATGCAAGAAACAACCAGCAAAGAGGCAAGAGAGGACACAG gTTTACCACCAGCAAGAATCAGCCGGGCTTGATCTGGAGCAGCCGCTCCAAGAGTCCTCTGGCCAAGTGCACGCTCTGGCCGGGATGTGCAGCGAGAAGAAATTGCTGGTGCACAAGGTGGCTGCCCTAGAGGTGCAACTGGCAGCCTTGGAGCAGGACAGACAAGGCCTTTCAGAGCAGCTGACACCGGCCAG GTCAGTGAACGAGCCCCTGGAGTACAGCCTATCTGAGGCTCAGCAGGACATACTGCAGTTGGAGATCACCAAGAGCCAGCTGGAAACCCAACTTGAAACAGTCACGCAGGCCAACGAAGTGATACAAG GGGAAGTGAAGTGCCTTAGATGGAAGCTGGAAGCTGAGAGATCCCTCatgcaggaggaaaggaagaacatGGCAGAACAGCTCTTGCAGGCAGAACAGCAGCATAACAAGACTCTCGAGCTTCGGGAAACTGATCACGAAGTGGAAGGAAACAAGCTCCTGCAAGCCCTG CATGAACGGGACAGGCTGCAAGCAGTGAAGGCGAAAGCTTTGCAGGAGACTCTCACTTACATGATCACCATCCTGtcagagagggagggagaaacaTTGTGCCAGGAACAGACGAGAacactggaaaagcagaaagaaatgcatgaaACTGCTCGCAACCAGATTATTAACAACGTAACAGATGAAAACCCGGAGTCactacaaaagcaaaaccaggaagCTGAAGAGGCCACGGAAATGTTGTTAAGGGCTGTCCGTGAGCATGTGGAACAGACCTTAGAAACCTTAAAAGGAAAGGACAGACTCCTAGCCATCCAAAGACAACAAACAAGGAGCTatgaggagaaaacagaagaaaagattaATGTCTTGCGCAAAGACTTAGAATATGCTATGGCagtactgaaagaaaaggattttgtgATTGAATCTCAGAAGGAAGTGATTGAGACCTTCCAAAACCAAGAACAAGACTctgaacagcagaagaaaactctGCAACAACTTGAAGTGTTGCTAAAGGAAAAAGATCAAGAAATTGTATCCCTTAGAAAGCAATGCGAGGCATGTagtgaaaaggagaagaagCATGGAGCTGAGCAAAAAAATCTGCAAGCAACAAAACAGActttgaaagagagagaagagaagataAGGGCTCTGGAGGAGGCTGTCTCGAAGCTTCAACAGCAAAAGGAGGAGTCAGCAGTGATGACTAAAGCCATACAGCAAAAACTACAATACATGGAGTCTTCTCTAGGCGCCCGAGAGAAAGAGATAATGtctttacaaggacat GCTACTGCAGAAGGAGTGCAGCAATCGTGGCTCTTGGAGAAGAAGCTCCTGTTGCAGCAGCTGGAAAGTTTGCAGCAAGAAGTTGCAAGGCTGAAACTTGCCAACACTGAGCTGAAGGAATTCAACACTGAACTCAAGAAGACTCTTGAGGAGGTGAAACAGGCTTTCACTGCTCACGCTAAGCCTCACAGTCTTCTGGAGCACCACACGTCTCCACAGAGAGCAGTTTGGGGTCCTCTGCTtgttcccttccctctcccactCTCCCCTTGGACACAcccttttgtgttttccttctcttctggcACCTCATTTGCCTTCGCAAATGCGCGTTCACTCCAGTACCACCCTTCTTGCCCCGGTGtccccatacacacacacactggactCTCGTGTGTCAGGAAGTGTTTCCTCTTGCTCTTTCTTGTTCATAGTCTACACTGA
- the LOC136020402 gene encoding centrosome-associated protein CEP250-like isoform X2 translates to MSSTEAECASELCKKQPAKRQERTQVYHQQESAGLDLEQPLQESSGQVHALAGMCSEKKLLVHKVAALEVQLAALEQDRQGLSEQLTPARSVNEPLEYSLSEAQQDILQLEITKSQLETQLETVTQANEVIQGEVKCLRWKLEAERSLMQEERKNMAEQLLQAEQQHNKTLELRETDHEVEGNKLLQALHERDRLQAVKAKALQETLTYMITILSEREGETLCQEQTRTLEKQKEMHETARNQIINNVTDENPESLQKQNQEAEEATEMLLRAVREHVEQTLETLKGKDRLLAIQRQQTRSYEEKTEEKINVLRKDLEYAMAVLKEKDFVIESQKEVIETFQNQEQDSEQQKKTLQQLEVLLKEKDQEIVSLRKQCEACSEKEKKHGAEQKNLQATKQTLKEREEKIRALEEAVSKLQQQKEESAVMTKAIQQKLQYMESSLGAREKEIMSLQGHVQDLQKQKELAGKQAKTLEQDLEKMRQRLKENNLEFLKQTKESNMSWLCGNLLEKVAKKRDTDRFHHQATAEGVQQSWLLEKKLLLQQLESLQQEVARLKLANTELKEFNTELKKTLEEVKQAFTAHAKPHSLLEHHTSPQRAVWGPLLVPFPLPLSPWTHPFVFSFSSGTSFAFANARSLQYHPSCPGVPIHTHTGLSCVRKCFLLLFLVHSLH, encoded by the exons ATGAGCTCCACTGAGGCAGAGTGTGCCTCTGAATTATGCAAGAAACAACCAGCAAAGAGGCAAGAGAGGACACAG gTTTACCACCAGCAAGAATCAGCCGGGCTTGATCTGGAGCAGCCGCTCCAAGAGTCCTCTGGCCAAGTGCACGCTCTGGCCGGGATGTGCAGCGAGAAGAAATTGCTGGTGCACAAGGTGGCTGCCCTAGAGGTGCAACTGGCAGCCTTGGAGCAGGACAGACAAGGCCTTTCAGAGCAGCTGACACCGGCCAG GTCAGTGAACGAGCCCCTGGAGTACAGCCTATCTGAGGCTCAGCAGGACATACTGCAGTTGGAGATCACCAAGAGCCAGCTGGAAACCCAACTTGAAACAGTCACGCAGGCCAACGAAGTGATACAAG GGGAAGTGAAGTGCCTTAGATGGAAGCTGGAAGCTGAGAGATCCCTCatgcaggaggaaaggaagaacatGGCAGAACAGCTCTTGCAGGCAGAACAGCAGCATAACAAGACTCTCGAGCTTCGGGAAACTGATCACGAAGTGGAAGGAAACAAGCTCCTGCAAGCCCTG CATGAACGGGACAGGCTGCAAGCAGTGAAGGCGAAAGCTTTGCAGGAGACTCTCACTTACATGATCACCATCCTGtcagagagggagggagaaacaTTGTGCCAGGAACAGACGAGAacactggaaaagcagaaagaaatgcatgaaACTGCTCGCAACCAGATTATTAACAACGTAACAGATGAAAACCCGGAGTCactacaaaagcaaaaccaggaagCTGAAGAGGCCACGGAAATGTTGTTAAGGGCTGTCCGTGAGCATGTGGAACAGACCTTAGAAACCTTAAAAGGAAAGGACAGACTCCTAGCCATCCAAAGACAACAAACAAGGAGCTatgaggagaaaacagaagaaaagattaATGTCTTGCGCAAAGACTTAGAATATGCTATGGCagtactgaaagaaaaggattttgtgATTGAATCTCAGAAGGAAGTGATTGAGACCTTCCAAAACCAAGAACAAGACTctgaacagcagaagaaaactctGCAACAACTTGAAGTGTTGCTAAAGGAAAAAGATCAAGAAATTGTATCCCTTAGAAAGCAATGCGAGGCATGTagtgaaaaggagaagaagCATGGAGCTGAGCAAAAAAATCTGCAAGCAACAAAACAGActttgaaagagagagaagagaagataAGGGCTCTGGAGGAGGCTGTCTCGAAGCTTCAACAGCAAAAGGAGGAGTCAGCAGTGATGACTAAAGCCATACAGCAAAAACTACAATACATGGAGTCTTCTCTAGGCGCCCGAGAGAAAGAGATAATGtctttacaaggacatgtacaGGACCTTCAAAAGCAGAAGGAGTTAGCAGGCAAACAGGCCAAGACTCTAGAGCAGGATCTTGAGAAAATGAGACAAAGACTGAAGGAGAACAATTTGGAGTTCCTCAAGCAGACAAAGGAAAGTAATATGTCATGGCTGTGTGGTAATCTGCTTGAGAAAGTAGCGAAGAAGAGAGACACAGACAGGTTTCATCATCAG GCTACTGCAGAAGGAGTGCAGCAATCGTGGCTCTTGGAGAAGAAGCTCCTGTTGCAGCAGCTGGAAAGTTTGCAGCAAGAAGTTGCAAGGCTGAAACTTGCCAACACTGAGCTGAAGGAATTCAACACTGAACTCAAGAAGACTCTTGAGGAGGTGAAACAGGCTTTCACTGCTCACGCTAAGCCTCACAGTCTTCTGGAGCACCACACGTCTCCACAGAGAGCAGTTTGGGGTCCTCTGCTtgttcccttccctctcccactCTCCCCTTGGACACAcccttttgtgttttccttctcttctggcACCTCATTTGCCTTCGCAAATGCGCGTTCACTCCAGTACCACCCTTCTTGCCCCGGTGtccccatacacacacacactggactCTCGTGTGTCAGGAAGTGTTTCCTCTTGCTCTTTCTTGTTCATAGTCTACACTGA
- the LOC136020652 gene encoding centrosome-associated protein CEP250-like gives MRGSLPGGRKATEDHSLEKVLLELEKEKLRCENLAEANSRLREQLNKANEVNSALQEDVGKLMADQMKAQEELELKESEQHNEREVYDNYVRDERNRLLSLWREVETFRQHFLEMKTATDRDLSELKAEQMRLSGTILLNCSQLNTSLQHQVSLSLCRPVLKDQAQQQAGQRINQKTQEIMCFHELEKKELQHRVAELSALLEQSERENKEKKLKALNDTVELETLREKLYAKDNTINMLQHKCRQQEEECKMLQQRLEQLEEECRPPRQQQQLQALTDALRSDCAKLRKIKEDLQQNLIKQQEAWHLPQQKTEQQLKEKVEQQQALERAHGLLLKDFAALEEKHSLLQRKLFIVGEALDKLFLRSNQLMQDKHELIVGLKKVQSPYGRGRCDGQIITGAVSGS, from the exons ATGCGG GGATCCCTTCCAGGTGGAAGGAAAGCCACAGAAGACCACAGCCTGGAGAAAGTGCTGCTTGAACTGGAAAAGGAGAAGCTAAG GTGTGAGAATCTGGCTGAAGCAAACTCTCGCCTACGAGAGCAACTCAATAAAGCGAATGAGGTTAATTCAGCCCTCCAAGAAGATGTTGGAAAACTGATGGCAGATCAGATGAAggcccaggaggagctggaactgAAGGAGAGTGAACAGCACAATGAACGCGAG GTTTATGACAACTACGTAAGGGATGAACGTAACCGTCTACTCAGCCTGTGGCGTGAGGTGGAGACCTTCCGCCAGCACTTCCTGGAGATGAAGACTGCTACTGACCG AGATCTGTCAGAGCTGAAGGCAGAGCAAATGAGGCTTTCTGGAACTATACTCCTAAACTGCTCCCAGCTGAACACCAGTCTACAGCACCAGGTGTCCCTCAGTCTGTGCAGACCTGTGCTGAAGGACCAGgcacagcagcaagcaggacAGAGAATAAACCAGAAGACTCAGGAAATTATGTGCTTCCATGAGCTGGAGAAGAAGGAGCTTCAACACAG GGTGGCGGAGCTCTCAGCCTTGCTTGAACAGTCCGAGAGGGAGAACAAGGAGAAGAAGCTGAAAGCGCTGAACGACACTGTGGAGTTAGAA ACCCTAAGAGAAAAGCTTTATGCCAAGGACAACACCATCAACATGCTGCAGCACAAGTGCAGACAGCAGGAAGAGGAGTGCaagatgctgcagcaaagaCTTGAGCAATTGGAGGAGGAATGCAGGCcacccaggcagcagcagcaattgcAGGCTCTGACAGATGCCCTCAGAAG TGACTGTGCCAAGCTTAGGAAAATCAAGGAGGACCTACAGCAAAATCTAATAAAGCAGCAAGAAGCCTGGCATCTGCCTCAGCAGAAGACTgaacagcagctgaaggaaaaggtggagcagcagcaggcactggagagagCGCATGGGCTCCT GCTGAAGGACTTTGCTGcacttgaagaaaaacattcattACTACAGAGAAAGTTGTTTATTGTGGGAGAGGCACTGGACAAATTGTTCCTTCGGAGCAATCAGCTGATGCAGGACAAGCATGAGCTTATCGTGGGACTGAAGAAGGTACAGTCACCTTATGGGAGAGGGAGATGTGACGGCCAGATCATCACAGGTGCTGTTTCTGGCAGTTGA
- the LOC136020402 gene encoding centrosome-associated protein CEP250-like isoform X1 — protein MSSTEAECASELCKKQPAKRQERTQVYHQQESAGLDLEQPLQESSGQVHALAGMCSEKKLLVHKVAALEVQLAALEQDRQGLSEQLTPARSVNEPLEYSLSEAQQDILQLEITKSQLETQLETVTQANEVIQGEVKCLRWKLEAERSLMQEERKNMAEQLLQAEQQHNKTLELRETDHEVEGNKLLQALHERDRLQAVKAKALQETLTYMITILSEREGETLCQEQTRTLEKQKEMHETARNQIINNVTDENPESLQKQNQEAEEATEMLLRAVREHVEQTLETLKGKDRLLAIQRQQTRSYEEKTEEKINVLRKDLEYAMAVLKEKDFVIESQKEVIETFQNQEQDSEQQKKTLQQLEVLLKEKDQEIVSLRKQCEACSEKEKKHGAEQKNLQATKQTLKEREEKIRALEEAVSKLQQQKEESAVMTKAIQQKLQYMESSLGAREKEIMSLQGHVQDLQKQKELAGKQAKTLEQDLEKMRQRLKENNLEFLKQTKESNMSWLCGNLLEKVAKKRDTDRFHHQQATAEGVQQSWLLEKKLLLQQLESLQQEVARLKLANTELKEFNTELKKTLEEVKQAFTAHAKPHSLLEHHTSPQRAVWGPLLVPFPLPLSPWTHPFVFSFSSGTSFAFANARSLQYHPSCPGVPIHTHTGLSCVRKCFLLLFLVHSLH, from the exons ATGAGCTCCACTGAGGCAGAGTGTGCCTCTGAATTATGCAAGAAACAACCAGCAAAGAGGCAAGAGAGGACACAG gTTTACCACCAGCAAGAATCAGCCGGGCTTGATCTGGAGCAGCCGCTCCAAGAGTCCTCTGGCCAAGTGCACGCTCTGGCCGGGATGTGCAGCGAGAAGAAATTGCTGGTGCACAAGGTGGCTGCCCTAGAGGTGCAACTGGCAGCCTTGGAGCAGGACAGACAAGGCCTTTCAGAGCAGCTGACACCGGCCAG GTCAGTGAACGAGCCCCTGGAGTACAGCCTATCTGAGGCTCAGCAGGACATACTGCAGTTGGAGATCACCAAGAGCCAGCTGGAAACCCAACTTGAAACAGTCACGCAGGCCAACGAAGTGATACAAG GGGAAGTGAAGTGCCTTAGATGGAAGCTGGAAGCTGAGAGATCCCTCatgcaggaggaaaggaagaacatGGCAGAACAGCTCTTGCAGGCAGAACAGCAGCATAACAAGACTCTCGAGCTTCGGGAAACTGATCACGAAGTGGAAGGAAACAAGCTCCTGCAAGCCCTG CATGAACGGGACAGGCTGCAAGCAGTGAAGGCGAAAGCTTTGCAGGAGACTCTCACTTACATGATCACCATCCTGtcagagagggagggagaaacaTTGTGCCAGGAACAGACGAGAacactggaaaagcagaaagaaatgcatgaaACTGCTCGCAACCAGATTATTAACAACGTAACAGATGAAAACCCGGAGTCactacaaaagcaaaaccaggaagCTGAAGAGGCCACGGAAATGTTGTTAAGGGCTGTCCGTGAGCATGTGGAACAGACCTTAGAAACCTTAAAAGGAAAGGACAGACTCCTAGCCATCCAAAGACAACAAACAAGGAGCTatgaggagaaaacagaagaaaagattaATGTCTTGCGCAAAGACTTAGAATATGCTATGGCagtactgaaagaaaaggattttgtgATTGAATCTCAGAAGGAAGTGATTGAGACCTTCCAAAACCAAGAACAAGACTctgaacagcagaagaaaactctGCAACAACTTGAAGTGTTGCTAAAGGAAAAAGATCAAGAAATTGTATCCCTTAGAAAGCAATGCGAGGCATGTagtgaaaaggagaagaagCATGGAGCTGAGCAAAAAAATCTGCAAGCAACAAAACAGActttgaaagagagagaagagaagataAGGGCTCTGGAGGAGGCTGTCTCGAAGCTTCAACAGCAAAAGGAGGAGTCAGCAGTGATGACTAAAGCCATACAGCAAAAACTACAATACATGGAGTCTTCTCTAGGCGCCCGAGAGAAAGAGATAATGtctttacaaggacatgtacaGGACCTTCAAAAGCAGAAGGAGTTAGCAGGCAAACAGGCCAAGACTCTAGAGCAGGATCTTGAGAAAATGAGACAAAGACTGAAGGAGAACAATTTGGAGTTCCTCAAGCAGACAAAGGAAAGTAATATGTCATGGCTGTGTGGTAATCTGCTTGAGAAAGTAGCGAAGAAGAGAGACACAGACAGGTTTCATCATCAG CAGGCTACTGCAGAAGGAGTGCAGCAATCGTGGCTCTTGGAGAAGAAGCTCCTGTTGCAGCAGCTGGAAAGTTTGCAGCAAGAAGTTGCAAGGCTGAAACTTGCCAACACTGAGCTGAAGGAATTCAACACTGAACTCAAGAAGACTCTTGAGGAGGTGAAACAGGCTTTCACTGCTCACGCTAAGCCTCACAGTCTTCTGGAGCACCACACGTCTCCACAGAGAGCAGTTTGGGGTCCTCTGCTtgttcccttccctctcccactCTCCCCTTGGACACAcccttttgtgttttccttctcttctggcACCTCATTTGCCTTCGCAAATGCGCGTTCACTCCAGTACCACCCTTCTTGCCCCGGTGtccccatacacacacacactggactCTCGTGTGTCAGGAAGTGTTTCCTCTTGCTCTTTCTTGTTCATAGTCTACACTGA
- the LOC136020402 gene encoding centrosome-associated protein CEP250-like isoform X3, translated as MSSTEAECASELCKKQPAKRQERTQVYHQQESAGLDLEQPLQESSGQVHALAGMCSEKKLLVHKVAALEVQLAALEQDRQGLSEQLTPARSVNEPLEYSLSEAQQDILQLEITKSQLETQLETVTQANEVIQGEVKCLRWKLEAERSLMQEERKNMAEQLLQAEQQHNKTLELRETDHEVEGNKLLQALHERDRLQAVKAKALQETLTYMITILSEREGETLCQEQTRTLEKQKEMHETARNQIINNVTDENPESLQKQNQEAEEATEMLLRAVREHVEQTLETLKGKDRLLAIQRQQTRSYEEKTEEKINVLRKDLEYAMAVLKEKDFVIESQKEVIETFQNQEQDSEQQKKTLQQLEVLLKEKDQEIVSLRKQCEACSEKEKKHGAEQKNLQATKQTLKEREEKIRALEEAVSKLQQQKEESAVMTKAIQQKLQYMESSLGAREKEIMSLQGHVQDLQKQKELAGKQAKTLEQDLEKMRQRLKENNLEFLKQTKESNMSWLCGNLLEKVAKKRDTDRFHHQQATAEGVQQSWLLEKKLLLQQLESLQQEVARLKLANTELKEFNTELKKTLEEVECQRRKLIRLHRAQSLPGASGSSFSKSHQHKIPASRQEESCAHCRHQ; from the exons ATGAGCTCCACTGAGGCAGAGTGTGCCTCTGAATTATGCAAGAAACAACCAGCAAAGAGGCAAGAGAGGACACAG gTTTACCACCAGCAAGAATCAGCCGGGCTTGATCTGGAGCAGCCGCTCCAAGAGTCCTCTGGCCAAGTGCACGCTCTGGCCGGGATGTGCAGCGAGAAGAAATTGCTGGTGCACAAGGTGGCTGCCCTAGAGGTGCAACTGGCAGCCTTGGAGCAGGACAGACAAGGCCTTTCAGAGCAGCTGACACCGGCCAG GTCAGTGAACGAGCCCCTGGAGTACAGCCTATCTGAGGCTCAGCAGGACATACTGCAGTTGGAGATCACCAAGAGCCAGCTGGAAACCCAACTTGAAACAGTCACGCAGGCCAACGAAGTGATACAAG GGGAAGTGAAGTGCCTTAGATGGAAGCTGGAAGCTGAGAGATCCCTCatgcaggaggaaaggaagaacatGGCAGAACAGCTCTTGCAGGCAGAACAGCAGCATAACAAGACTCTCGAGCTTCGGGAAACTGATCACGAAGTGGAAGGAAACAAGCTCCTGCAAGCCCTG CATGAACGGGACAGGCTGCAAGCAGTGAAGGCGAAAGCTTTGCAGGAGACTCTCACTTACATGATCACCATCCTGtcagagagggagggagaaacaTTGTGCCAGGAACAGACGAGAacactggaaaagcagaaagaaatgcatgaaACTGCTCGCAACCAGATTATTAACAACGTAACAGATGAAAACCCGGAGTCactacaaaagcaaaaccaggaagCTGAAGAGGCCACGGAAATGTTGTTAAGGGCTGTCCGTGAGCATGTGGAACAGACCTTAGAAACCTTAAAAGGAAAGGACAGACTCCTAGCCATCCAAAGACAACAAACAAGGAGCTatgaggagaaaacagaagaaaagattaATGTCTTGCGCAAAGACTTAGAATATGCTATGGCagtactgaaagaaaaggattttgtgATTGAATCTCAGAAGGAAGTGATTGAGACCTTCCAAAACCAAGAACAAGACTctgaacagcagaagaaaactctGCAACAACTTGAAGTGTTGCTAAAGGAAAAAGATCAAGAAATTGTATCCCTTAGAAAGCAATGCGAGGCATGTagtgaaaaggagaagaagCATGGAGCTGAGCAAAAAAATCTGCAAGCAACAAAACAGActttgaaagagagagaagagaagataAGGGCTCTGGAGGAGGCTGTCTCGAAGCTTCAACAGCAAAAGGAGGAGTCAGCAGTGATGACTAAAGCCATACAGCAAAAACTACAATACATGGAGTCTTCTCTAGGCGCCCGAGAGAAAGAGATAATGtctttacaaggacatgtacaGGACCTTCAAAAGCAGAAGGAGTTAGCAGGCAAACAGGCCAAGACTCTAGAGCAGGATCTTGAGAAAATGAGACAAAGACTGAAGGAGAACAATTTGGAGTTCCTCAAGCAGACAAAGGAAAGTAATATGTCATGGCTGTGTGGTAATCTGCTTGAGAAAGTAGCGAAGAAGAGAGACACAGACAGGTTTCATCATCAG CAGGCTACTGCAGAAGGAGTGCAGCAATCGTGGCTCTTGGAGAAGAAGCTCCTGTTGCAGCAGCTGGAAAGTTTGCAGCAAGAAGTTGCAAGGCTGAAACTTGCCAACACTGAGCTGAAGGAATTCAACACTGAACTCAAGAAGACTCTTGAGGAG GTGGAATGTCAACGGAGGAAACTGATTAGGCTCCACCGTGCTCAGTCGCTGCCAGGTGCAAGTGGATCTTCCTTCTCCAAGTCTCACCAGCACAAGATACCTGCATCTAGACAG GAGGAGTCCTGTGCACACTGCAGGCATCAATGA